A genomic region of Enterococcus sp. 12C11_DIV0727 contains the following coding sequences:
- a CDS encoding EsaB/YukD family protein, translated as MADNTEHINITLMYQKNKEKMVDLRIPNNITVYRFIRELNQIFGKEKNVKKYQIKVLNKGILLDEEQKLKDFPITDGDIIEVLGE; from the coding sequence ATGGCAGATAATACAGAACATATCAATATCACCTTAATGTATCAAAAAAATAAAGAAAAAATGGTCGATCTACGCATCCCGAATAATATCACCGTTTACCGCTTTATTCGGGAATTAAACCAAATTTTCGGCAAAGAAAAAAACGTTAAAAAATACCAAATCAAAGTTTTGAACAAGGGCATTCTTTTAGATGAAGAACAAAAACTAAAAGATTTTCCGATAACAGACGGAGATATCATCGAAGTGTTGGGAGAATAA
- a CDS encoding LytR/AlgR family response regulator transcription factor, with product MKIALCGNDQKDMGRIERTILLHTSQPYEFDFFINGEKLVRHLNEIETTYKIYFISIGMTEMDGMALARQIRTFDLEALIIFIADNNQRMPEVFKVQAFDYLLKPINQNDLLETIERANNYFNAIQAYFEFSFNRKHVVLTMNEIIYIAKSGRIAYIYTTEKVYKTYLTMSEIIGKLNKDLFARIHGSYVVNLNYIVEITNNEVFVKQFKEDIQQKSNSSLPISRTFKDELKEKYATFLKTRKA from the coding sequence TTGAAGATTGCATTGTGTGGTAACGACCAGAAAGATATGGGAAGAATTGAGAGAACCATTTTGCTACACACTTCTCAACCATATGAATTTGATTTTTTTATTAATGGTGAAAAATTAGTACGCCACCTTAATGAAATAGAAACAACTTATAAGATTTACTTCATTTCTATTGGAATGACTGAAATGGACGGTATGGCTCTAGCACGGCAAATCCGCACTTTCGATTTAGAAGCACTGATTATTTTTATAGCGGATAACAATCAACGGATGCCTGAAGTATTTAAAGTCCAAGCATTTGATTACTTATTAAAGCCGATAAATCAGAATGACTTGCTAGAAACGATCGAGCGAGCAAATAACTATTTTAATGCAATCCAAGCTTATTTTGAATTTTCATTTAATCGAAAACATGTTGTCTTAACGATGAATGAAATCATCTACATTGCCAAAAGCGGGCGGATTGCCTACATTTACACAACAGAAAAAGTCTATAAAACATATTTAACGATGTCTGAAATCATTGGTAAACTAAACAAGGATTTATTTGCTCGAATACATGGCAGTTATGTAGTGAATCTAAATTACATTGTTGAAATCACCAATAATGAAGTATTCGTCAAACAATTTAAAGAGGATATACAACAAAAAAGCAACAGCTCCTTACCGATAAGTAGAACCTTTAAAGATGAGTTAAAGGAAAAATATGCAACTTTTCTCAAAACAAGAAAAGCATAA
- the essC gene encoding type VII secretion protein EssC, which produces MTKTQAIIYLQGYRYQLTLDEDKTQRIGSDNQAALHLPLLTEADELTIDMKNEWTLTHQGQEQTLTLGSPLTFSLADEQQATIILAPVTKLHVFDLLDKKELILSTDKGATLELPNDDLAQPLAAILKKQDDQWLLTVLSGELMINNQLFTGTDYLLGKGDELSFLHHTLKVFTHEIHATEGTIIKSDLCEIYTSRYDVYEDYPDFHRSPRIIYREPEEKITINAPSEPNNKQQDQLIKTILPPIVMLMVTVAMAFFRPNGLFVLASAATTLITIIFSITNYFKTKKEHKQSLIDREVSYKKYLVDKSVELHQLNQEQKQGQLYHYPNVSELLDMTKTYSPRIYEKTPLHFDFLFYRLGLGTLGSSSEITYSNKERGKETDDLEKSGYELYTKSLELENMPIVANLVNGPVGYIGPRNLVLEQLHLLVNQLSVFHSYHDVQFISIFPEAEKNLWEWMRWLPHATMQDVNVRGFVYNQRSRDQVLNSLNQILKNRKNSMEENRNSRDSTLFSPHYVVMITDEKLILDHVIMEFFNEDPSELGCSVIFVEDVMSSLSDNIKTVIDIRDRNTGVLLLEEGKLMNKSFQLDHFPAEFNKEQLPRLLAPLNHLQNLKSSIPEAVTFLEMYGIEKFDEFNVTQRWAEHSPHKTLAVPLGLRGKDDIVYLNLHEKAHGPHGLVAGTTGSGKSEIVQSYILSLAVNFHPYDVAFLLIDYKGGGMANLFRNLPHLLGSITNLDGAQSMRALISINAELKRRQRLFSENNVNHINQYQKLYKNGDVSEPMPHLFLISDEFAELKSEQPEFMKELVSTARIGRSLGIHLILATQKPSGVVNDQIWSNSKFKLALKVADKADSMEMLKTPDAAEITQAGRAYLQVGNNEIYELFQSAWSGADYQPEKDDQQIEDHTIYLVNDLGQYEILSEDLSGLENADDVKQIPTELDAIIDGIHEVAERENITPLPRPWLPPLEERIASSTLHPVDFREEWLTEKQPLEPVLGVVDVPSMQAQNTLRLNMTQEGHMTVFSSPGYGKSTFMQTVVMDLARVHSPERLNVYLLDFGTNGLLPLKKLPHVADTMSIDEEEKIEKFARRINDELKRRKKLLSEFSVASLDMYERASGKEEPIILILLDGFEGMKGAKFEEILEKVITQVAREGAGIGLHLLLSAGRQNSMRMTLSSNIKTQIVLKMIDDSEPRAIVGRTTLTIDDLPGRGLIKLEEPELFQTALPADGEDTLQIIEAIQEEVSQMDQHWTGARPEPIPMVPEVLYFEEFKQKKQVQELLTQKQIPIGLEFEAVQPVSRSIASLNQLAVFAPKPERLLYCLTSIQNFIVDSGHYQYAILDDQEENFAKYRGGAAHYTSNRSEYPEIFQKLVEFLEDREDDFEDMKEDGEVANMKEYLTKIKPFVLVMPNISYILTEMPREMELAFVKILQNGPKMGIYLLFGSLFNGITGYDDASKLLKTINKGIVLGKVADQNQLKASNLGYREPQLDDTEGYFVENDFAEKVKISLGR; this is translated from the coding sequence ATGACCAAGACACAAGCCATCATCTACCTTCAAGGCTATCGCTACCAATTGACCCTTGATGAAGACAAAACACAACGGATCGGTTCAGATAATCAAGCAGCTCTTCACTTACCTTTACTGACAGAAGCAGACGAATTGACGATCGACATGAAAAATGAGTGGACACTAACCCACCAAGGACAAGAACAAACCTTAACCCTTGGCTCTCCCCTCACCTTTTCATTAGCCGACGAGCAACAAGCAACGATCATTTTAGCGCCTGTAACGAAACTACATGTATTTGACCTATTAGATAAAAAAGAACTTATTTTAAGCACCGACAAAGGGGCAACATTAGAATTACCAAATGATGATTTAGCACAGCCCCTTGCCGCTATTTTGAAAAAACAAGACGATCAATGGTTGTTAACGGTGCTTTCTGGTGAATTGATGATCAATAATCAATTGTTTACAGGCACAGACTACTTACTAGGTAAAGGAGACGAACTGTCCTTCCTACACCACACATTGAAAGTCTTTACCCATGAAATCCATGCGACAGAAGGGACGATCATTAAATCAGATTTATGCGAAATCTATACTTCTCGTTACGATGTCTATGAAGATTATCCAGATTTCCACCGTTCACCACGGATCATTTACCGTGAACCAGAAGAAAAAATCACGATCAATGCCCCAAGTGAGCCAAACAATAAACAACAAGACCAACTGATCAAAACGATTTTACCACCGATCGTGATGTTGATGGTCACTGTGGCAATGGCCTTCTTCAGACCAAACGGCTTATTCGTCTTAGCTAGTGCTGCAACGACGTTGATCACGATTATTTTCTCAATCACTAATTACTTTAAAACGAAAAAAGAACACAAACAAAGCTTGATTGATCGTGAAGTGAGCTATAAAAAATATTTAGTCGATAAATCGGTGGAACTACACCAATTAAATCAAGAACAAAAGCAAGGGCAACTCTACCACTATCCAAACGTTTCAGAATTATTGGATATGACGAAAACGTATAGCCCAAGAATTTATGAAAAAACGCCGTTGCACTTTGACTTTCTGTTCTATCGTTTAGGTTTAGGAACACTTGGTTCATCAAGTGAAATTACCTATTCTAACAAAGAACGTGGTAAAGAAACCGATGATTTAGAAAAAAGCGGTTATGAGCTTTATACGAAGAGTTTAGAGCTAGAAAATATGCCGATCGTAGCCAACTTAGTCAATGGACCTGTTGGGTATATTGGGCCTAGAAACTTAGTGCTAGAACAGCTTCATTTACTCGTCAATCAATTATCAGTGTTCCATAGTTACCATGATGTACAATTTATCTCAATTTTCCCAGAAGCCGAAAAAAACCTTTGGGAATGGATGCGTTGGTTGCCTCATGCAACGATGCAGGATGTCAATGTACGTGGCTTTGTCTATAACCAACGGAGCCGTGACCAAGTCTTGAATAGTTTGAATCAAATCTTGAAAAACCGTAAAAATTCCATGGAAGAAAACCGCAATAGCCGAGATAGTACCCTCTTCTCCCCTCATTATGTGGTGATGATCACGGATGAGAAGTTGATTTTGGATCATGTCATTATGGAATTCTTCAATGAAGATCCCAGTGAACTTGGCTGTAGCGTGATTTTCGTGGAAGATGTCATGAGTAGTTTATCGGATAATATCAAAACCGTTATCGATATTCGTGATCGTAACACTGGGGTGCTCTTATTGGAAGAAGGCAAATTGATGAACAAATCGTTCCAATTAGATCACTTCCCTGCTGAATTTAATAAAGAGCAATTGCCACGATTGTTGGCGCCATTGAATCACTTACAAAACTTGAAATCAAGTATTCCTGAAGCCGTGACCTTCTTAGAAATGTACGGCATTGAGAAATTTGACGAGTTTAATGTGACGCAACGTTGGGCTGAACATTCTCCACATAAAACCTTAGCTGTACCGCTTGGTTTACGTGGAAAAGACGATATTGTCTACTTGAACTTACATGAAAAAGCCCACGGGCCTCATGGGTTAGTCGCTGGTACCACGGGTTCTGGTAAATCGGAAATCGTACAAAGTTATATTTTGAGTCTGGCCGTGAATTTCCATCCTTATGATGTCGCTTTCCTACTGATTGACTACAAAGGTGGCGGTATGGCGAACTTGTTCCGTAATCTTCCTCACTTATTAGGGAGTATTACCAACCTAGATGGCGCTCAAAGTATGCGTGCCTTGATTTCCATCAATGCCGAGCTAAAACGCCGTCAGCGCCTTTTCTCGGAGAATAACGTGAATCATATCAATCAGTATCAAAAATTATATAAAAATGGCGATGTTTCTGAGCCTATGCCTCACCTTTTCCTAATTTCGGATGAGTTCGCCGAGTTAAAATCAGAACAGCCTGAGTTTATGAAGGAATTGGTTTCTACGGCTCGGATTGGGCGTTCATTGGGGATTCACTTGATCCTTGCGACACAAAAACCAAGTGGTGTGGTCAATGACCAAATTTGGAGTAACTCGAAATTTAAATTAGCGTTGAAAGTGGCAGATAAAGCCGATTCAATGGAAATGTTGAAAACACCAGATGCGGCGGAAATCACCCAAGCTGGGCGTGCCTACTTACAAGTGGGGAATAATGAGATTTATGAATTGTTCCAAAGTGCTTGGAGTGGAGCCGATTATCAGCCTGAGAAGGATGACCAACAGATTGAGGATCATACGATTTACCTTGTGAATGATTTGGGTCAATATGAGATTTTAAGTGAAGATTTAAGTGGCTTGGAAAATGCGGATGATGTAAAACAGATTCCAACTGAGTTGGATGCCATTATTGATGGGATTCATGAAGTGGCGGAACGTGAAAATATTACCCCACTTCCACGTCCTTGGTTACCACCATTGGAAGAGCGAATTGCTTCTTCTACCCTTCATCCTGTGGACTTTAGAGAAGAATGGTTAACAGAGAAACAGCCGCTTGAACCTGTGCTTGGTGTGGTAGATGTACCAAGTATGCAGGCGCAGAATACGTTGCGTTTGAATATGACACAAGAAGGTCATATGACCGTGTTTAGTAGTCCTGGGTATGGTAAGAGTACGTTTATGCAGACGGTTGTGATGGATTTGGCGCGAGTGCATAGTCCAGAAAGATTGAATGTGTATCTATTGGACTTTGGAACGAATGGACTGTTGCCTCTTAAGAAATTGCCGCATGTAGCCGATACGATGAGTATTGATGAAGAAGAGAAAATCGAGAAATTTGCGAGACGGATCAATGATGAATTGAAACGTCGTAAGAAGTTGTTGAGTGAGTTTTCTGTGGCTAGTTTGGATATGTATGAGCGAGCTAGTGGCAAAGAAGAACCGATTATTTTGATTCTTTTAGATGGATTTGAAGGAATGAAAGGGGCCAAGTTTGAAGAGATTCTTGAAAAAGTTATTACACAAGTAGCTCGTGAAGGTGCTGGGATTGGGCTTCACCTATTACTTTCTGCAGGACGTCAGAATTCAATGCGCATGACCCTTTCAAGTAATATCAAAACACAAATCGTGTTGAAGATGATTGATGATTCAGAACCTAGAGCGATTGTTGGACGGACAACATTGACGATTGATGACTTACCTGGTCGTGGCTTGATTAAATTGGAAGAACCTGAGTTATTCCAAACCGCCCTTCCGGCTGATGGTGAAGATACATTACAAATCATTGAAGCGATTCAAGAAGAAGTTAGCCAAATGGATCAACATTGGACAGGTGCTAGACCTGAACCGATTCCGATGGTACCAGAAGTGCTTTATTTTGAAGAGTTCAAACAGAAAAAACAAGTTCAAGAATTATTAACACAAAAACAAATCCCAATTGGTTTAGAATTCGAAGCCGTTCAACCTGTATCAAGATCAATCGCAAGCTTAAACCAATTAGCTGTTTTTGCACCAAAACCAGAACGACTACTTTATTGCTTAACAAGTATTCAAAATTTCATTGTTGATTCTGGTCACTATCAATATGCAATTTTAGATGATCAAGAAGAAAATTTTGCTAAATATCGTGGTGGAGCCGCTCACTATACTTCAAACCGCTCAGAATATCCAGAAATATTCCAAAAATTGGTAGAGTTTTTAGAAGATCGTGAAGATGACTTTGAAGATATGAAAGAAGATGGCGAAGTTGCAAATATGAAAGAGTATCTAACAAAAATCAAACCATTTGTCCTAGTAATGCCAAATATCTCGTATATATTAACCGAAATGCCAAGGGAAATGGAGTTAGCTTTTGTAAAAATATTACAAAATGGACCAAAAATGGGTATATATCTTCTATTCGGTTCATTGTTCAATGGAATTACTGGCTACGACGATGCAAGCAAACTATTGAAGACCATCAACAAAGGAATTGTTTTAGGAAAAGTAGCAGATCAAAACCAATTAAAAGCCTCAAACTTAGGTTATCGTGAACCTCAACTTGATGATACAGAAGGATACTTCGTAGAAAATGATTTTGCTGAAAAAGTAAAAATATCATTAGGAAGATAG
- a CDS encoding WXG100 family type VII secretion target, whose protein sequence is MAGDRIKLSPQELRTSATKYTDGSNQVNDILQKLQSEQDTIQGNWEGSGFDSFNDQFTALKPKVSEFAELLEQINKQLNEVANIVEETDQNISSAIGRGL, encoded by the coding sequence ATGGCCGGCGATAGAATTAAATTATCCCCACAAGAACTAAGAACTTCTGCAACAAAATATACGGATGGTTCAAACCAAGTCAACGATATTTTACAGAAGCTACAATCTGAACAAGATACAATCCAAGGTAACTGGGAAGGTAGCGGTTTTGACAGCTTTAACGATCAATTTACTGCTTTAAAACCAAAAGTATCTGAGTTTGCTGAATTATTAGAGCAAATCAACAAACAATTAAACGAAGTTGCCAACATTGTAGAAGAAACAGATCAAAATATCTCTTCAGCAATCGGAAGAGGTCTATAA
- the esaA gene encoding type VII secretion protein EsaA: protein MNSKKLYYMLKSVWMVVILLIMLIFMNRDFTDISANKAKEEQDMRLNIALVNEDNGVNKNNIDYNLGADYVKKIEKDATYNWFTVSRGIAENGLKSGTYNLLVTIPSNFSSKLLELDSEAPEKVQVNYKINANGNATLENESRSVGRKIVNDLNQQLVDLYVVSIVDNLYTAQQNIEKVYTNQTDSVSKFQDILYQPTINFKEYLPGITSQSQSALQANDLLTTTLIDFIKNPESLVSSHQDFSTLLEQLLKQRADGKLSYEEFVKILTSMDDSVLSSETNKLYSTLENLNQSLQDDFIASNDGNGRYIEQMNALNEQLLASKADVEKQIEDLEGIEDKYFDTYSEEFFKQFRINTDEASKVTFGTVLKKMNYSSSLNNISTFNDEYLLSIQERLNILPYKIDTEDVNEMNEIFQYMDVPYNDGEPLKTISRKTERIQSQVERINEKIEAANEKIIENNELNNDTAKTIVPLVWNTDPEVVKEKSSYYQNLREAYIKLQDAKKNVLDPTKYGNRKSFIINTENFNRGTFSISNISNLNELGIIDISFDPDGTIPVTENHEYPIERKNDKITVYYSFATTYDEYSRQAPSFNVVIKKETEPTAETPVPTTTVTASPVFKALTNEQESSASKENTAESTTASENNEQSAESEPETTDQKAQPEVKQVQPAPRQQKSTTATLYVAEWNQTIDTTAFLDRNYQLAKRSYSEEVGKVTELYNSVAEELNNFDKYPFDVFNNLLDMNMTEMFKQVLNGTFATGHYKDQHEKLESLKLQASDIDRQSERIGEKLQDIQGNTMNLNENVKGHLAQIADWQKNMSEITTSETKVASDNTATDTEISSIDSMLESIKKQAEMVKEASDMNVKEAESVKSVFTSFDKDVQTAQKNGEDLSANADVIMDNLNKELANNNDFVSAFIKVLNNAHKDGVPNNTLLQFIANPVNGKSEATIKTTEVNEPFTWILIMYTLSLFIAYLFATQPVTRKVKNKFKKEKLWLKDNMLETLLISLSAIGIGLILSLLSISELGIVKESQIVWGMMIVLFMLIFSLLNHYALKQFHIAGFALSLFLFISYVFVTNAIGKTKGNNPMVDLIRSINPLSIGENNLADILANNALNIVQIILYLLAIAALIVFNIFIWKPRRKAKEVVTK, encoded by the coding sequence ATGAACAGTAAAAAACTATATTATATGTTGAAGTCTGTTTGGATGGTTGTAATTTTACTTATTATGCTGATATTTATGAACCGAGATTTTACTGATATATCTGCAAACAAAGCTAAAGAAGAACAAGATATGCGGTTAAATATTGCACTAGTAAATGAAGATAACGGTGTTAACAAAAATAACATAGACTATAACTTAGGCGCAGATTATGTCAAAAAAATTGAAAAAGATGCAACGTATAACTGGTTTACAGTTAGCCGAGGAATCGCTGAAAATGGCTTAAAATCCGGCACTTATAACTTACTCGTGACAATTCCAAGCAATTTTTCAAGTAAACTTTTAGAACTAGATAGTGAAGCACCTGAAAAAGTCCAAGTCAACTATAAAATCAACGCCAATGGAAATGCTACGTTAGAAAATGAATCTAGAAGTGTTGGTCGCAAAATCGTTAATGATTTAAATCAGCAACTTGTTGATTTATATGTAGTCAGCATCGTTGATAATCTATATACCGCTCAGCAAAATATTGAAAAAGTCTATACAAACCAAACAGATTCCGTTAGCAAATTCCAAGATATTTTGTATCAGCCAACAATTAATTTTAAAGAATATCTACCTGGCATTACTTCACAATCTCAAAGTGCCTTACAAGCCAATGATTTACTGACAACTACCTTGATCGATTTTATCAAAAATCCGGAATCATTAGTCAGCAGTCATCAAGATTTTTCAACATTACTAGAGCAATTGTTAAAACAACGTGCTGATGGCAAATTATCATATGAAGAATTTGTCAAAATCTTAACTTCGATGGATGACAGCGTGTTAAGTTCAGAAACCAATAAATTATACAGTACGCTTGAAAACTTGAATCAGTCATTACAGGATGACTTTATTGCTTCAAATGACGGAAATGGTCGTTATATCGAGCAAATGAATGCTTTGAATGAACAGTTATTAGCGTCTAAAGCAGATGTAGAAAAGCAAATCGAGGACTTAGAAGGAATCGAAGATAAATACTTCGATACTTATAGTGAAGAGTTCTTTAAACAATTTAGAATCAACACAGATGAAGCATCTAAAGTAACATTTGGAACTGTTTTGAAAAAAATGAATTACTCATCATCACTAAATAATATAAGCACGTTTAATGATGAATATCTTTTAAGCATACAAGAACGTTTAAACATTTTACCTTACAAAATTGATACCGAAGATGTTAATGAAATGAACGAGATTTTTCAGTATATGGACGTACCTTACAACGATGGTGAGCCACTGAAAACGATTAGTAGAAAAACAGAACGCATCCAATCACAAGTAGAACGAATAAACGAAAAAATTGAAGCTGCTAATGAAAAAATCATAGAAAATAATGAGCTAAATAATGATACTGCTAAAACAATCGTCCCTCTAGTTTGGAATACTGATCCAGAAGTTGTGAAAGAAAAAAGTTCTTATTATCAAAATCTCAGGGAAGCCTATATCAAACTACAAGATGCTAAAAAAAACGTATTGGATCCCACAAAATATGGAAATAGAAAAAGTTTCATAATAAATACTGAAAACTTTAATCGAGGAACATTCAGTATCTCTAATATAAGTAACCTCAACGAACTAGGGATCATTGACATCAGCTTTGATCCAGACGGAACAATTCCAGTAACAGAAAATCATGAATACCCTATTGAACGAAAAAACGACAAAATCACTGTTTATTATAGCTTTGCTACGACCTATGATGAATATTCTAGACAAGCACCATCATTTAATGTCGTAATAAAAAAAGAAACAGAACCAACTGCCGAAACTCCTGTACCAACAACTACTGTCACTGCATCTCCTGTTTTTAAAGCTCTTACTAATGAACAAGAAAGCAGTGCTAGCAAAGAAAATACAGCAGAAAGCACAACGGCTTCTGAAAATAACGAACAATCAGCTGAAAGTGAACCTGAAACCACTGATCAGAAAGCTCAACCTGAAGTCAAACAAGTGCAGCCAGCACCCCGTCAACAAAAATCAACTACAGCTACTCTCTACGTAGCTGAGTGGAACCAAACGATAGATACAACAGCTTTTCTAGATAGAAATTATCAATTAGCAAAAAGAAGCTACTCTGAAGAAGTTGGAAAAGTGACTGAATTATATAATAGCGTAGCTGAAGAACTTAATAACTTCGACAAATACCCATTCGATGTCTTCAACAACTTATTAGACATGAACATGACTGAAATGTTCAAACAAGTGCTTAACGGCACCTTTGCAACAGGTCATTACAAAGATCAACACGAAAAACTTGAATCTCTAAAACTACAAGCTTCCGATATCGATCGTCAATCCGAACGAATCGGAGAAAAACTGCAAGATATCCAGGGCAATACCATGAACTTGAACGAAAATGTCAAAGGACATTTAGCACAAATTGCGGATTGGCAAAAAAACATGTCGGAAATCACCACGTCCGAAACCAAAGTTGCTTCTGACAATACGGCTACAGATACCGAAATCTCTTCAATCGATTCCATGCTTGAATCCATCAAAAAGCAAGCAGAAATGGTTAAAGAAGCCTCTGACATGAACGTCAAAGAAGCGGAAAGTGTGAAATCTGTCTTTACCTCATTTGATAAAGACGTACAAACGGCGCAAAAAAATGGTGAAGATTTATCTGCTAATGCTGATGTCATCATGGATAACCTAAACAAAGAACTCGCAAACAACAATGATTTCGTCTCCGCCTTTATCAAAGTATTGAACAATGCTCATAAAGACGGCGTGCCAAATAATACTTTATTGCAATTTATCGCGAACCCAGTTAACGGAAAATCAGAAGCTACGATCAAAACAACCGAAGTTAATGAGCCGTTCACTTGGATCTTGATCATGTATACCTTGAGTTTATTTATCGCTTACCTATTCGCAACACAACCTGTTACCAGAAAGGTTAAAAATAAATTCAAAAAAGAAAAACTATGGCTAAAAGACAACATGTTAGAAACTCTGTTGATCAGTTTAAGTGCAATTGGGATTGGCTTGATTTTAAGTCTATTGAGTATCAGTGAACTAGGCATCGTCAAAGAATCTCAAATCGTTTGGGGCATGATGATCGTACTATTTATGCTGATCTTCTCCTTATTGAATCACTATGCATTAAAACAATTCCATATTGCCGGTTTTGCCTTAAGTCTTTTCCTATTTATCAGTTATGTCTTTGTGACAAACGCAATTGGGAAAACGAAAGGCAATAATCCGATGGTCGATCTTATTCGCTCCATCAATCCATTGTCAATCGGTGAAAATAACTTAGCCGATATTTTGGCAAATAATGCGTTGAATATCGTTCAGATCATTTTATATCTATTAGCGATCGCAGCCTTGATCGTATTCAACATCTTTATTTGGAAACCCAGACGGAAAGCGAAGGAAGTGGTCACAAAATGA
- the essB gene encoding type VII secretion protein EssB — MENMKEATVAIIIEKHTYEFKKTSENWQLALRKSEVQVSEEKDLALLKVAHPLLMDTSIHWEEDAVTFTYELPKERITFNELKAGSKEDKLRAMANMAAVEQLLDLPLTFFIHPENLLFDYNLQPKIAYRGLDGKMPPKVTNNDLLLRQYKSLIIALFEKKDDFTKLYEGQLEIKKGSEFVQTILKKESFEEIRQYLVQMYDQTVEHAAKTIKKVSKTKFQVMKQLSIWMTVLSAILVIPLVYLLFFRLPFLDRMQNTDTAFLKNDYEAVITTLEPVKTASIPFTQKYELAFSFIQGEALQEQQKKVILNNVTLRSDEHYLDYWIENGRGNLDEALDVAKNLEDSDLILYGITQKIEQVRKDTKMTGTEKEETIGKLEADYKKYKEKRDESVNAAAVAEQTQGSTAQEGN, encoded by the coding sequence ATGGAAAATATGAAGGAAGCAACTGTAGCAATCATAATTGAAAAACATACGTATGAATTTAAGAAAACGAGCGAAAACTGGCAGCTTGCCTTGAGAAAATCCGAAGTCCAAGTCAGTGAGGAAAAAGATTTGGCCCTACTTAAAGTCGCTCACCCACTCTTGATGGACACAAGCATCCACTGGGAAGAAGACGCCGTGACATTCACCTACGAATTACCTAAAGAACGGATTACCTTTAACGAATTAAAAGCTGGATCAAAAGAAGACAAACTACGCGCCATGGCAAACATGGCAGCCGTTGAACAGCTTTTAGATTTACCACTTACCTTCTTTATCCACCCAGAAAACCTGCTGTTTGATTATAACCTACAGCCTAAAATTGCTTACCGTGGACTAGACGGAAAAATGCCGCCGAAAGTCACCAATAACGACTTACTATTAAGACAATACAAAAGCTTGATCATCGCCTTATTTGAGAAAAAAGATGACTTTACTAAACTCTATGAAGGACAACTAGAAATCAAAAAAGGCTCCGAATTTGTTCAAACCATTTTGAAAAAAGAAAGCTTCGAAGAAATCAGACAATATTTGGTACAAATGTACGATCAAACCGTAGAGCATGCGGCCAAAACAATCAAAAAAGTCAGCAAAACCAAATTCCAAGTGATGAAACAATTATCGATTTGGATGACGGTATTATCTGCTATTTTAGTGATTCCATTGGTTTATTTACTATTTTTCCGTTTACCATTCTTAGATCGGATGCAAAATACGGACACAGCTTTCTTGAAAAATGACTATGAAGCCGTGATCACAACCTTAGAACCCGTGAAAACAGCAAGTATTCCTTTCACGCAAAAATATGAATTAGCCTTTAGCTTTATTCAAGGGGAAGCCTTACAAGAGCAACAGAAAAAAGTCATCTTAAACAACGTAACCCTACGTTCTGATGAACATTACCTAGATTACTGGATCGAAAACGGTCGAGGAAATCTGGATGAGGCTCTAGATGTAGCGAAAAACTTAGAAGATTCCGATTTGATTTTATATGGGATCACACAAAAAATCGAACAAGTCAGAAAAGATACGAAAATGACTGGTACCGAAAAAGAAGAAACCATTGGCAAACTAGAAGCCGACTATAAAAAATACAAAGAAAAACGTGACGAAAGTGTGAATGCTGCGGCTGTTGCTGAACAAACACAAGGATCGACTGCTCAGGAGGGAAACTAG